The nucleotide sequence ATAGAAAGTGAAAAAAATCTTCTTACACAAAAACTTGAGTCTGCTAAAAAAACTTTAACCCGTCTTAATAAAGAAATATACGAAAGTAAAATAATATCCCCTCTTAACGGCACAGTAGAAGAATTAATTAGAATAAATGAAGGAGACTATATATTTTCAGGTACGGAAATACTCCGTATCATTCCGGATATGATAGAAGAATTAAAAGCCGAGTTGATAATATCCGATAAGGATATAGCCGAATTAAAAATCGGTATGGAAGTAAATTTAAAATTTACGGCACTTCCGCCTTCCGAATACGGTGTATTAAAGGGGATAATTACAAATATTTCCAATGATAGCTTTAATAATCAAAATACTTCCTCATTTTTTTTAGTCGATGCCGATATCCTTTCTTCTTCTTTAAAAAATAATGAGCAAAAGGAAGTTAAGTTAAAGCCCGGAATGAGTACCGAAGCCCATATTATAATAAAACGTAAAACAATTATAAAATTTATTTTAGAAAAACTGGATTTTGTTAAATGAAACGTATTGGTTTAATATTGTTGTTTTTGATTTTCCCGTGTTTAATTTTTACTGAGAGCCGTGATTGGGATGCTTTTTTTAACGAGCGGCTTTCATATTCTTTGTCTGCTTCCTTAAATGATATAGAATTTAAAAAAATAGAGCTTTTAGAATATAAAGAAAAAACAAAATGGATTCCCTCTCTTTCTTTTGATTTTCCAAAGTTATTTGCGTGGAAAAATATTCCTGTAGAGCTTAGTGGTGCGAATTCTTTAATTAAGACAAAATATATTGATGTTTTTAACGGTAAGTATTCTTTAGTGCTAAATCAAGCTTTACCCTCAGCCGGAAATATTTTATTTTCATTTAATTTTAATTATGAATATCTATTACAAAGTAAGGAATTTAAACAAATTCCATCTTTTACAATTCAATTTAGTCAACCCATAACTAAATATAGTTTCAGCTTTGTAAATGAAGCAAAAAAAATAAGTTTTTTAAAAAAATCGGTTAAAGAAAAAAGATTTACACTCTACGCAGATTTTATTAAAACATTTTTAAAATCGGCTTTAAATATTGAAGTTTTAAATGCCGAATCGGCATATTTAAAAAACAAATATCTTTATGCAGCTGAACAGTACTCTACAGCCGAAATAGAATTTAAAAAAGAAAGATTAAAACTAGACGCCTTATTACAGATAAAACAAAAAATGATTGAGGCAAAGCAAGAATATGGCTTAAATCTGAATTCTTTAAATAGATTGAAAGAAGAGTTTGTTTTAAATTATAATTACGAATATTCTTTCTGAAAATTTAAATCTTTATCTTGAATTAAATGAAGAATATAAAAAGCTTTATAAAGATGGAGTTATAACAAACCTTAGTTTGTTGGAATACACTGTAACCCCTTCTCGACAAAAACTTTTAAAATTGAAAAAACTTAAAGATCTGATTTTTGAAATATTTTAAAAAAATTGCAAATTTATGTAAAAAAAAACACTTGACATATTACAAAAGTATGTTAAGATTAAATTAGGGTCTTTTTAAAAGACTAAAAATATTTGAGTTTAGGTGTAAAAACCTAAACGAAGGAGTCGTTTTATGAAAGATTTATTGAACAATGGATTTCAGATAGTGTCTGAAAGAGAGATGCTGATGGTTGAGGGGGGAGGAGGTGCTTCAGATATGGTAATAGATGGTGATAATCCTGGAGCTCAAAGACCGACACCTCCACCACCTCCTTCTAATGGAGGCGGATGTGGTGATGTAAATTGGCTTGTGATGAGATAGTAACTCTAATTTTAGGCCTCCTCCTTACAATTCTATATTTTAATTGAAAGGAGGAGTTATCGATATGAAAAAACAATTTTTATTTATTTTAATATTTATTTTTATAATTTTTTTTGCATGTTCGGATTATACAAATGGCGATGAAGTCAGATTTATTTCTTATAAAAAAATGCTATCCGATTATGAATATTTTTGGGATTTTATTTATAAAGGCTATCCCTTTAGTGAAGTATGTGAGCGTAATGGTGCCGATTTAAAGAAAATGAAAATAAAAAATTATGAGTCCTTATCGGGTCTGGCCTCTGAAAATGCTTATCTTGCCTTTTATGATAGACTGTGCAGACAAATAACGATAGGAAAATCAATCGGCCATTTATATGCTGTGGATAAATATGATTACAAATATGTATTTAAGACATCAATGATAGGAGGTCCGTTTATTACTAGGATTTTACTTATAGACGGCTTTTATTCTAAACTGATAGGTGGAAGATCAAGTACTGAAATTGAGAAAAATATATTCTATTGCGATTTTTTTAATGATGAGTTTCCTTGTTATTCCTGTGATATTTATACGGGGTTTTTAAAACGGATAATAGAACCTGGTAAAATAGCTTATGTAAAATTGGATTCATTTTTGATAGTAAGTCGGGAGATAGAACTTCAATACCTTAGAGATTTAAAAGATTTTTTTATTGAAACTGCCGATTACAAGCATATTATTATAGATATACAAAATAACGGAGGCGGGTACACCGATAACTATGAAGCAATAATATCTCCCAATATAAAGGAAAATCTGACAATAGTTTCTTATGGTCTTTATAACGAAAATAAATATACGAACCCTTATTTGGAAATGTTTTTTAAAGATTATAGAGATATAAAAAAGATAGAAAAACATGAAGTTCCGAATATAGAAAATTGCGGCACTGTAAAAAATGATAAGGCTTATAAATTGGAAGATGTGATTGAACCTTCTTATATTTTAGATTATAAGCCTTGTGAAGATAAAAAGTTTTGGCTTTTAGTAAGTGGTGATGTATATTCAGCAGCAGATCGTTTTACTTATGTGTGTAAAAAAACGGGTTTTGCTACAGTTATTGGTACTAATACAAAAGGAGCCGGAAATAACGGTTTATGGCCTATGTACATCGTTCTTCCCAACAGCGGTTTATTGATAAAGTTTGATTTTATATATGGTCTAACCGACGATGGCTATTGCACAGACGAAGTGGGAACTGCTCCCGATATTTATAATCTCCCCGGTAAGGATGCCTTAGAGACCTGTTTGGAAGAAATAAGAAAGTTAGGGGAAAAGACAAACTTTTGATGGAGCAAAAGTTTTTCTTCTCCCCTATAACCCCTCATCTTTTCAAAACGCCATTTAAGAGGGGGCGCGAACAGGATGTTCGCTGATTTAATCTTATGATGTTTTAGACGTAAGTCTAAAACTCGAAAGCTAAAAAATGTACAGGATGTACATTTTTTAGCTCCCCCTCTTAAAAATCTCCCCTGATTTAGAGGTATGGATTATCATTAAGACAAACCTGCGGTTTTTCTTAATAATCTTTTCCCTGGAGTACGCTAAGGGAGCAAAGAATTTTTAGGGGATGTCTTTATAACAATTCCTTAATACACTCTTTGCGGTCTTGGCGTTCGCTGCGGTTTATTAAAAATAGATAAAATATTTGTAAACATCACTTGACGAATAAATAAAGTATGCTATACTTACCATAATACTAAATTTGAGTTTAGGTGTAGGAGCCTAAATAAAATAGTTGTTTTATGAAAGATTTATTGAACAATGGGTTTCAGCCTGTGTCTGAAACGGAGATGGTAATGGTTGAGGGCGGAAGCCCTACACCTCCGGGAGTTGAACATGGTCCTGCTCCTGACGATGCAGGTCAATATCCTATAATGAGATATCCGAAGCGTCCCGGCCATCCTAAGAAAGGCGGCGGAGGTCGTGATACTAATAATGGAAATGCCGGTAACCGCTAATTAAAGTTTCTATGCTTGGGGTTATATATTCTTACCTCAAGCATTAAGGATGTGAATATGAAAATAACTTTTAATAAAAAATTCATTATTAAGTTTTTACTATATTCTTGTTTAGCAGCTTTTTTTATTTCGGCTATAATATTATCGAAGAAAAAAGAAGAACCGAAACGGTTTATTTCTTTTGAAAAAATGAAGACTGATTATGAATATTTTTGGGATTTTATTTATACAGGTTATCCTTTTACTGAAGTGTGTGAAAGACAGGGTGTCGATTTAAAATACTTAAAAGAAACTTCCTTTTCTAATTTAGAAAAGGTTTATACCGAAAAAGATTATTACGAGTTTTATAACCTGCTTTGCAGAGCTATTACATCAGATAAATATTTTGGACATTTATACCCTAATAATGTATCTTATTCTACATATTTTGACGGCAATTTTTCATCAAAACTTTTTGATGATTACCGTTCTTTGGTACATAATTTTTATTCTAATTTTGCAAAACAATCCGGACTAAATATTAGACATTCTGTGTATCCTGCAAAAGATTCTCCGACTGAAATTTATGTTTCACAAAAAATAATTGAAGATAAAAAAATAGCTTATATAAAGGTAAATTCATTTTTAATTACAGGTATAGATCAAAGAAAAAAATATCTTGATACAATAGATAAATTTTTTCTCGAAACATCCGGTTATAAACATATAATAATAGATATAAGGGATAATGGCGGTGGAGCTTATGAAGATGCTCTACTTCTTATAGAACCCCATTTAAAAGAAAATACTTATTATAAGCGCTATGTGTTATATAATGAAAACAAATACACAAAGCCTTACTTGGATTTTATGTGTTCACGCCATCAGAGTATTGAGTCTATAGAAAAATCAAATATACCTAATATTCAAAATTGCGGAACTATTAAAAATGATAAAGCTTACGCTATAATCGAATATGCTGCTTTAAGACCGATTATGGGATATAAACCTCGTAAAGATAAAAAGTTCTGGCTTCTTATAAATAACGGATGTTATTCTGCAAGCGATAAATTAGCAAGTGCTTGTAAAAGAATAGGTTTTGCTGTGTTGGTAGGAGAGAATACAGGTGGGGCAGGAATGAATGGGCTTTACCCCATGCACTTCGTTTTACCCAATAGCGGATTAATATTCTTTTTTGATTATGTTTACGGACTAAACACTGAAGGTTATTGCCAAGATGAAGTAGGTACCGCTCCCGATATTTATAATCTCCCCGGTAAAGATGCCTTAGAAACCTGCTTGGAAACTATAAAAAATTTAGAGCGGAAAAACTAGTTTTCTCACCGTTTAATTTAACCTCAAAATCTATCTTATTGCATAATTCGTAAAATTTTAGTATACTTTGCTGTTGATTTTATGCGGCAAAGGACTAAGATATATGCAAGATGTTCAGGCTAAAAAAACAATTCCTTTTTTTACTCCTTCCTTTTCTGAAGAAGAAGAAAAAGCCTTGATGAGGGTGCTCCGCTCAGGGTGGCTTACTACGGGGAAGGAAACCCTTGAGTTTGAAAAAGAATTTGCTGCCTTTACGGGAAGTAAGACTGCCCTTGCCGTCAACTCGGCTTCAAGCGGGCTCATGCTTGCAATGGATGCCTGCGGTATAAAGAGCGGAACCAAAATCTTGACAAGTCCCTATACCTTTATTTCGACTGCAACCTCTGCCCTGCACTTAGGCGGCGATGTAGTTTATGCCGATATCGAAAAAGATTCTTACAGTATAGACCCCGAAAAAATCGAAACTATATTAAAAAAAGATAAGAGTGTAAAGGCCATTGTTCCGATTCATATTGCGGGAAATGTTTGTAATATGAAGGCGATAAATGACCTTGCAAAAAAATATTCCGTTGCCGTGATAGAAGATGCGGCTCATGCTTTTCCTTCAAAGACTAAAGAAGGTTATGCCGGAACTTTCGGAACCTGCGGCGTTTTTTCTTTTTATGCAACAAAGACGATTACGACAGGTGAGGGCGGAATGATTTGCACCAATGATGAAAAAATTGCAGAGCGTGTAAAACTTATGCGTTCTCATGGTATAAACCGCACAATCTGGGACAGGTACACCGACACAAATGCTTCATGGAAGTACGATGTTACGGCTGAGGGCTGGAAATGTAACCTGCCCGATATTCTTTCTGCAATAGGAAGAGTACAGCTTAAAAAGGCTCAAACTTTTTTTGAGCAGCGTAAAAAAATTGCCCAAAAATATAATGCAGCATTTGCAGGGAACGATTCTTTTATTCTTCCTCCTAATGGAGAAGGAAATGCTTGGCATCTTTATATTTTGCGGCTTAACCTTGAAGCTTTAAAAATAGGAAGAGACGAGTTTGGTCAAGCCTTACAAGAAAGAGGTTTGGGTATTTCGATGCACTTTATACCTCATTTTGAAATGTCTTATATAAAAGAAAGATACGGTTTAAATAGTTCCGATTTTCCGGAATCGAATAAAAAATATTTGCAAAGTTTGAGTTTGCCCTTTTATCCTTCAATGAGTGAAGACGATTCCGATTATGTTATCGAAACGGTAATTAAACTTGCAAAATTGAATAGGCGTTAATTTATGGATAAAACTTTTGTTTCAGATTTGGAATTTAAAAATCAGGAATGGGCATGTCTTATACGTTCTTCTGATGTAGATGCTAAAATTATAGATATAGAAATTCCTGATTTGCCTGCAGGTTTTTCTTTTTTTTCTGCAGAGGATATTGTGGGGAAAAATTCAATCAGCTTTTTAAAAACAGAAGTGCCTGTTTTTGCCGATGAAAAAATAGAATATGCAGGCCAAGCTGTAGGGATTTTGACGGGCCCCGATAAAAAAAAGCTTTTAGAGCTGTCAAGTCTTTTTCAAATCAAAACCCAGTATCTTTCACGCCCCAAAGCTCAATTTACTTTTGAAGAAGAAGAAAAAAATTATTTTGACTATCCTATAGTCTCTCGGGAAAGTTTAAGTTCGGGAAACGCTGAAGAAGTTTTTGAAAAAAGTTCACAAGTAGTTTATTCTACTTTTTCTTTTAAGCAAAGATATCATTATCATGCGGAAACAGCTTGCGTTAAAACAAACTGGGTTGATGACAGACTTGAAATTCATCTTGCAACTCAATGGCCCTATCAGGTTTTAACTTCTGTTTGTAATGTTTTGGATGTACCTAAAGAAAAGATAAATGTAGTTTCACATGCAGAAGCCGAATCCCTTGACGGAAGAATTTGGTTTCCTGCTCTACTTGCTGCACAAGTTTCTGTCGCATCTTTTTTGACAAAAAAAAATATAGTAATTGAATTTTCACGTCAAGAAGATTTTTTATATACAATAAAG is from Treponema denticola and encodes:
- a CDS encoding S41 family peptidase; the encoded protein is MKKQFLFILIFIFIIFFACSDYTNGDEVRFISYKKMLSDYEYFWDFIYKGYPFSEVCERNGADLKKMKIKNYESLSGLASENAYLAFYDRLCRQITIGKSIGHLYAVDKYDYKYVFKTSMIGGPFITRILLIDGFYSKLIGGRSSTEIEKNIFYCDFFNDEFPCYSCDIYTGFLKRIIEPGKIAYVKLDSFLIVSREIELQYLRDLKDFFIETADYKHIIIDIQNNGGGYTDNYEAIISPNIKENLTIVSYGLYNENKYTNPYLEMFFKDYRDIKKIEKHEVPNIENCGTVKNDKAYKLEDVIEPSYILDYKPCEDKKFWLLVSGDVYSAADRFTYVCKKTGFATVIGTNTKGAGNNGLWPMYIVLPNSGLLIKFDFIYGLTDDGYCTDEVGTAPDIYNLPGKDALETCLEEIRKLGEKTNF
- a CDS encoding S41 family peptidase — its product is MKITFNKKFIIKFLLYSCLAAFFISAIILSKKKEEPKRFISFEKMKTDYEYFWDFIYTGYPFTEVCERQGVDLKYLKETSFSNLEKVYTEKDYYEFYNLLCRAITSDKYFGHLYPNNVSYSTYFDGNFSSKLFDDYRSLVHNFYSNFAKQSGLNIRHSVYPAKDSPTEIYVSQKIIEDKKIAYIKVNSFLITGIDQRKKYLDTIDKFFLETSGYKHIIIDIRDNGGGAYEDALLLIEPHLKENTYYKRYVLYNENKYTKPYLDFMCSRHQSIESIEKSNIPNIQNCGTIKNDKAYAIIEYAALRPIMGYKPRKDKKFWLLINNGCYSASDKLASACKRIGFAVLVGENTGGAGMNGLYPMHFVLPNSGLIFFFDYVYGLNTEGYCQDEVGTAPDIYNLPGKDALETCLETIKNLERKN
- a CDS encoding DegT/DnrJ/EryC1/StrS family aminotransferase — protein: MQDVQAKKTIPFFTPSFSEEEEKALMRVLRSGWLTTGKETLEFEKEFAAFTGSKTALAVNSASSGLMLAMDACGIKSGTKILTSPYTFISTATSALHLGGDVVYADIEKDSYSIDPEKIETILKKDKSVKAIVPIHIAGNVCNMKAINDLAKKYSVAVIEDAAHAFPSKTKEGYAGTFGTCGVFSFYATKTITTGEGGMICTNDEKIAERVKLMRSHGINRTIWDRYTDTNASWKYDVTAEGWKCNLPDILSAIGRVQLKKAQTFFEQRKKIAQKYNAAFAGNDSFILPPNGEGNAWHLYILRLNLEALKIGRDEFGQALQERGLGISMHFIPHFEMSYIKERYGLNSSDFPESNKKYLQSLSLPFYPSMSEDDSDYVIETVIKLAKLNRR